AGCTTCGTGGAGCGATGGGCAAGAGTGGAGTACGTGCCGCTGTGGGGCGGCAAAGCGGACAAGACCTTGGTGCTGCTGCCGGGGTCGTAGGCAGCGGCGTCAAAGCTGCCCGAACAACACCTTGCGCTGGGCGGTGTACTTCCACCATGGCGCGGCCGGGGCGCCGCTCATGAAATCGGTGGCGGCCATGAAAGTGTCGAGCACGCACGGGTCTTGACGCTGTCCGGTGGCGGCGCACAGCTTCTGGTACAGCACGAACGCGTCCTTGCCGCGCAGGTCGCGCGGCTCCAGGATGCCGATGAGGCGCAGATCGGCGGCCAGCGACGGGCCGATGTTCGGCAGTTGCTCCAGCGTCTTGCATTCGGCGGCGCTGGCCGCCTTCGGTGCCTTGATCACCATGGACGCCTCCATCGCGGGCATCACATCAGCATGTTGTTGCGGATGAGGCCGACGGCCAGGCCTTCGAGCTGGAAGTCGACGTCG
The Piscinibacter sp. XHJ-5 DNA segment above includes these coding regions:
- a CDS encoding helix-hairpin-helix domain-containing protein, which encodes MVIKAPKAASAAECKTLEQLPNIGPSLAADLRLIGILEPRDLRGKDAFVLYQKLCAATGQRQDPCVLDTFMAATDFMSGAPAAPWWKYTAQRKVLFGQL